From Bactrocera oleae isolate idBacOlea1 chromosome 4, idBacOlea1, whole genome shotgun sequence:
taatataaatacaaaatataacaagaaaaagacgaaaatatttataattattgtaaagttataataacaaatttcaacttttgaaGTACAAACTCCTAATCttgcaaaatattatactctgctTTTTTGTAAAAAAGGGCAAGTTTTTCTGCCAGCAATTAACTGCAAAcaatcatttacatacatatgtatgtgcatatatgtacatatagatttACTGTTGTCTTCCCGGTAATGGCAAGTAACGATTGTAAGTGATTAAATTTCGAAGCATGGCGGCAACAGATATAATGCAAATCATGCCAGCAGGCATCATTTTACCAGATCGTTGCCAACGTGCGCCCATGATACCGGCCAAAGCCACAGAAGTGCCCAACTGCAAGAGTGGACGTGGCGGATCCTGTGAATTCAAGTGTGCACCCACACCGAGAATGGCACCGAATGCCAATCCAGCACCCAACGACGGTATGGAACCTAAAATCGAAATAAACCTTAATGTGTATTATTTgcactaatataaaaaattaaaatgatgcTATGGAAATGAGTTGCACAATCTCAACACACGTTCATTAGCTTACCGGCTTTAACATAGCCTACAATACCGCCAGCAGCAACAGTGGCGGCATATAAAAATCCGAGTAAATCTGTTGacatttttatcaaattaatattttggtaatatataaatttcaataatatatgataaaatatgCAATAGTAAAAGCACAATAGTTAATCCCCAGTGTTTGTAATCAATTGTAGAGTTTTTAGTagtgaacaaaaacaaagcaatcaAGTGGCAAGTTGAGGGATTTTTCACTGAGGAATTTCAGATGTTGAGAATGAAGCATATcatatatgatatacgttctctggtaataCATACACTGATTTTAAACTGATACGTATATGTCTAAAAAATGCTGTTtagtaatttcataatttttaggtattacgtttaaaaatatttcaatattttgaaattctttaatATGTCCAACAACAATTTgtacttaatttcaaaatttgaactgaacttttttttaacaggTGGCAGCGTTTTGTTCCATATGTCAGTTCGTTTCAGTCATTTCGATGCATTGATGGACCTCCGccatttataattttcagtgaAAGACTTCATGTGGTGTTGGAAAAAGTTTTGCTAATTTATCAAAAAGTACCAAGAAAATTCAGTATATATTCAacaattttaatagaaaaaggtttaatataacccttATTGAGTGTTAAAGTGTTATTTCACTTGTATAAATTCGTGCATCGTATAAAACTACGTATCAATAGTAcgcaaattattttctaaagcggtgtgaaaaaattttcataaaagaaaaATGAGTGAATTTGCTGCATCACAATCTAATCTTAATCAGTCGCAAGCATTTGCAGCCGCACTACAGCGTGCTAAGCAggtaaattttatacaaatactatttttaagaaatcagaTTCTATTCCGTAAATtgccacacacacgcacacacatgtatatttaGATCGCCGCTAAGATACAGCCAAATACCGCACAACCAAGTGGTGGAGGTTCTTCTAGCGCTGGTATATCACCTCCATCCGGCATTGGTTTTAAGCGTAACCACGATGACAGTGATTCCGGTCCGGAAGCCAAACGTTTCACTAGTCCTGGCAACGATTACAATAATTCCAACGGTAGCAGCGTGGGCGGCGGCGGTAGTAATGCTGGATCGACGAATATTTCTCAAGCACTCGCACAAGCCACCGCTGTTGCTCAGCGTTTAGCCGCTACAGCTGGCACAACAGTGGAGGAGCAAATACGCATTCCAGAATCGCTGGTAAACTCGGTACTGGGACGTGGCAGCACTGAGACAATTACTCAAATTCAGGGTGAATCTGGTTGCAAAGTGCAGCTTTCACAGGATCAAGGTATATGAAGTTATACTAGAAACCggaaagtataaatatataaaatttttttatattaaatatagatcGCGTGATTACTTTACGTGGATCTCGAGAGACTGTTACTAAAGGACGCGAATTATTCCAACAATTGTCTAATCGTAATGGCGGTGGAAATATCGAAGTCGTGTTGACCATAAATATGCCTCCACCAGGGCCTACAGGGTTCCCACCGTACCAAGAAATTATGATACCTGGCACCAAAGTGGGTTTGGTAATTGGCAAAGGTGGTGATACCATAAAACAACTGCAAGAAAAGACGGGTGCGAAAATGGTTATAATACAAGATGGACCAAATCAagaaataattgtaaatatatattcaatttaattttttttttgtttttgagttttacttaagattaaataattttagaaaccACTTCGTATCTCTGGAGATCCGCAAAAAATCGAACATGCCAAGCAAGCTGTATTAGACTTGATAGCACAGAAAGATTTACAAGCAGCTGCGCTTGCAGCACGTAATAATGGCGGGAGTGTGCAAGGCGCTGGCGTTGGTGGAAGCGGTGGCTATAATTTTGGCAACACTGGCGAACAGTGCGAAGTATTTGTGCCGAAAATAGCTGTCGGTGTGGTTATTGGTAAAGGTGGTGACATGATACGAAAAATACAGACCGAATGCGGTTGTAAGCTGCAATTCATACAAGGCAAGAATGATGAACCTGGCGACAGACGATGCCTTATACAAGGCACACGGCAACAAGTTGATGACGCCAAACGTATGATTGACGGACTTATTGAGAATATGATGGTGAGTAGAATACTTaagaagttttttattttaattttatagtatattatataaacaattttaaattttataaaaaatgatgttacaatttacaataatttttgttgtaaacttCTTAATATATTGTACGTGTATGTTTTCAGCAACGACAACAACGCAACGCTAATAGCAGTAGCAATGGCAGCATGGATGGAAACAATTCCAATTACGGTTACGGTTATGGCGTAAATCACGCACAACAGCCGCCACGCGAAGAAATAACATTTATGGTACCTTCATCAAAATGTGGTGtaagtaatataattttatatttggaccttgatatatttatatacttacggttaaatatttttttttaaagattgttATTGGTCGCGGCGGTGAAACCATCAAGCTTATAAATCAGCAATCAGGGGCATATTGTGAAATGGATCGAAATGCTGTCAATCCACCCTCTGAGAAGCTCTTTAAATGCAAAGGCACCTCGGAACAAGTAGAAGCTGCACGTCAAATGATTGCCGAAAAGATTAATATGGAGTTGCCAATTATTTCGCGTAAACCCATTAGTGGTAACATTCCTGGACAACATAACAACCAAGGTGGTTATGGACAGAACCCCATGCAAAATGACCCCAACGCTGCTGCTGCCGCTTATCAACAGCAGTGGGGCGGTTATGCCCAAGGTTGGGGTGATCAAagtcagcaacaacaaatgatgATGGGTGGCGCAGCTATGGGACAGAATACCGGAGCAGCTGCTGGTGGGCAAGCTGATTACTCCGCACAATGGATCGAATATTACAAGTAAGTTATAATGCCAAAAATTTGGAATATCTGCTTGTtaaattaattgcatatatatgaacatatttataGATCAATGGGCTTAATGCGAGAAGCTGAAATGATCGAACAGCAGCTAAAAGCTAAACAAGCGGGTGAGTACATATATGCTAGAAAATCTAAAGCTAAGCTCATTTCAAAGTATAACTGTTATTTTAAGGTGCGAATGCGGGTCAACCAATGGGTGCTGTTGGTatgccacaacaacagcaagcacaACAGCAACCTCAACAACagtcacagcaacaacaagcacaacaaGGTGGCGGTACAGCAGATTACAGCGCGCAATGGGCTGAGTATTATCGCAGTGTAGGCAAGATTGCCGAAGCCGAAGCAATCGAAAAGCAAATGAAGGTTTGTTGTATACgaagatttttatttgaaagaaaaatatttatattaaatgttttatgTACAATTTCCATACAGCAAGGACAGAATGGTCAAGCGAATGCATCAGGCGGCGCTGTTAACAGTAATAATGCAGCAGGTGTTAATAGCAATGCTGGTGGTAGTAGCAACGCGGGCGCCGGTAATAACCCCGCTGATGGCAGCAACAATGCAGCGATGCAAGGTATGACACCTAGTCAATATGCGCAGTATTCACAATACTATGCAGCCGCGCAAGCGAGTCAGGCGGCAGGCGGTGCTGCACCCGGCTATCCACAAGCGGCTTATGGGGGCTATGGCGCACCGGGAGGTGGATATCCAGGCGCGCCACAACCCAACATGCAGCCCAGTAATATGGGTGGCGGACCAAATGCCGCCAACCAGAATAAACAAAAAGGCGACCAGAAGTAAAGGATGtactatatattatgtatgtatgagagTAACGGCGTGGTGGAAGCAGCAGCAATGTAGACGTAGCAGAAGCTTGTGTAAcgcgaaaaaatgtttaatgatgTTAAAGCTGTTGAATGGGGTGAGTTGTTTTTGTCAATAtgttaatgaattttcatatgtatattaaatttaaagtgctttttaaaaaattgctaataTTTGCTACATTTAAAACTGCCATTTTCactatattattatacaaattcATTGTTTATCACATTTAAAACTTTCCAAACATAATTATgccctatatttatatatatacgtatatatatatatttatatataaatcgaTTAATTCCTTTACACTTTACTATTTGGTAGATTGCGCCTTATTACAATTGACAaccaatttacaatttttatataaacttttaatttcacaTTCTCACCATTTACTATATAACttactattttatttgtttgtttctatacatatatatcaattctattattattttacgtGCCTATGTAACGAAATATATACcaacataaaacattttttgcagAGGTCACAAATGTCTCAATTACTACTActtctactactactactactactactccTTACCACTcacagcaaaaaattaaaataataaaaaaaaatagaaaacaaaaagaGTCTGTGAAAATGTGTTGGCGTGTGCGAGAtggtttaaatataatatattttaaatatatgcatatatatgtatttttagttTGTAAGCATAATTTATAGAAACATCAACAGCACTATTACAAATGAAAAATGAGATATAAAGCAAAGGCGCGACTCTACACCATGCTAAATCCACATCAAACAAAATTTGAGTGCATAATACACATTAAAACATCGTAAATACTGCAAACTTTGACATAAAAAGGATATGCAACGCTAACCGAAGGCATTCATCGAATgttttctacaaaaacaaaaaatgaataatctaaaaaaatttcgtgccgaagatgaaaattataaaaatgcattAGTAGTTTCGTTccgtcaaataaaacaaaaggagtaaaaattatatgaacaCACTCTTAGCTAATGAAATATTTGCAATGTAAGGCTTTAGTGAACAATTAACGCTCGTAAATTTTccacaaaactaaaaaaaagaacTATTGAACTATATAATTAATGCTTGACATAACAGTAAAAAGTAGATATAATTATACTAAGACgtgcatacaaaaacaaatttccgCATTAACGGTCTAATCTTTTATAATAACAGCGAAATCAAATAGAAAAGTAAAGTTATATTCCAATATTCTTCCAAATGCACcatcataacaacaacaacaacgaaatgtGCGTAATCCGTATATATTGGAATGGTTCACATGACAGTAAACAAGAAGCTGGAAGTTGTCTAAAATATGAAAACACACGCACCTGTACAAACATGCAAATGTCAGCCAATCATAGCAAAAGCAACAAGAACGCCTTGCTCACCGCCAATACTGCACTCGACTATTTATGAGTGGACGCCACTTTGCAGCGCGTTAAATAGTTCATTCCcgttaatatttaaatagaaacgaaaacgaaacaaaaaatgttgcgtctgtacaaaaaaaaaaaagtgaactgCATGTGGTAAGCTTtggaattataatatttctaataagtgctgataaaaaaaaaccaaacaacaatGCATATAAGATATATACAGATAAAATTTCCCATATtgaatatatgcataaaataaaaacaaaaaatgcaacttacatacatatataatataaaaaacatgtttttaaaaatttcttattattgATTACCTAAACAAATACGTCATTTAACATTTTGCGAATGAAATATGTCTATGTTAATTTACTAtctacatacctatatgtatatttaaaacatgcaaattaccatgtatgtacaatatattataagaaattcaattataatgccaatataataattacatatatattcacttgtgcatatatacgtatatattaaacaatctcttgatatatttcaattaattaacattgaaaatcaTATTGTAGCGGGTTTATTTACtagtacaagtatgtaagtGCCAGAAGCGAAATGAAGGATAACCAAAATGGCAGAAAAACAAAACGCAAAGTAGAAAACAAAAtggagcagcagcaacaactcaTTGTTGAAAATTTGATTTAACAAATTTGGTCGAAATGCAGACAGACTCTCAGCTTcacgaagaaattattcattcattttcttaaatttgtataactttttagttcttatttaattttttttaatctgatccatattatgtacatatgtgtgtttagaGTATAAATcttgattttatatttacatattttgccacaaatgcatatttacaaatgttgatttcccaatattattattttctttctaatttcataataagtatttatactatatacatatatgtatttttttaaagcaacacTGTGGGAAAGTCTTACTGTTTGCATATTCATCAGAACCTTTTAGTCGCGGCAGTTGGtgcatattttttgattttgtgtatGGAACCTCAAATtgcgaaaaatttatttacaaatatgaaataatgaCATGTATTCTAATAATATAGCGTGGATTAATAGGACCTTAATTTTCAAACGTTGTTtcagaaaaaacattttataagtgAACAAATTAGTAACTTTTAGCGTTGCTGCAACATGAAACAGGTATTTTGGCTACCAATTTGTCTATTAGTGCTGGATGTTACTGCGCCACTTATATCAGTGTAAACAGACTTTTATTCCAGCTGCTATATAAAACtgctataaacaaaatttaatgttacaGTGTAGGCTTTTACTCGACGCTTACTTCTCAACTAGTGTATTGATATAAGTGCATCAACATATTAAGCAAATTTCTAATATTAAGGGTTTCTCTTAACATTTAACCAACTATTTTAAGACTCTTGAATGCATATAGTGTATCTTCCTATGTTTAATAGTTGTGTAAAGCAACATGGAAGAAGTATCAGCCAGTTCAAACGTAAAAGAGCTTAAAAGAATTGGGACGGTTATATTAACCACAACTCACACGAGCAGTTGCACGATTATATCAACCGGGTTTAaactcaaatttatataatttaataattgcttatattatatatatgcatatatacatataatatgttttcaatataCCTTCCAGCGACCATTCAATAAAATATGTCATATTTTTCGTGTTACCAACcatttttatgcaatattttttctatgAGAAAGTTagctataatattttctttatatctttttttatatgtacataaatgaccAACCAACTATGGTTTACTCCCATGTCCTCCGGTACGTTGATTGCACACACGCGTCTTCAAGTCGTTCGATTGGTGATCGAGCGGTCGCACAAACGTCGTTAATGCGAAACTATATGAGCaaacagacaaaaaaaaaaaaaaatatatatatatatacatatacatacatatgtgaggcAAAGTGCGCAAAGTTAATTACTTGAAAACAGAAAGAAAGAAACACGGTTTATGCATACCTTTTCTTGGTAAGATTCATTACATTGCTTAACTGTTTtgatacaaacaaatataatctatatgaatatattaaatttattcattttttcatataccaagtatatataaaatatttttgaacaaaaaattgacAACACAATCTATTTACctttacatacatgcatataaacatttatatgtgtatgaaaataatgtttcgCTATATTATACTGAACtgcattgtttataaaaaacttttacgcgcattatatatatatgtgtgtgtttgtgtgtgcgccCAAGAACTATTTACCTAACTTAAATACGTACATAAcatattatgttttaattacTATCTACTATATTGGTTGATGTTATATtgcataaacataaataaatctaTTTCCAGTTCTACAGTTTCTTAAAAGAGCTAAGAGTCTACAGCAAACAATAACTTCTAGTAAACAAGTAGCACTTACCTTCACCCAACTGCCAAAATACCAAATTTCCTACCACTACTACTACTACCACAAACGTACGtacaatacaaaatagcagtaaaTCACTTTCCAAACTATGGTAAGCTGCTCTACATGCAAAATCTCTTTGAAATTATTatcacgtatgtacatatattgcaatttgaacagaaaaaaaaaaattatatacctaTTTAAAATGCTGATttcactataaaaaataattgatataacattttttaaacgaaaaaatcatattttataattttttaagtgtcccttattgtttttatatacctCCATTTAGTTATTGCTCATTttctatattattattgtttataagCCTGGGTACAACAGAAATTAGatgcaaaacaaatatataaaataacaaaaagatgCGTGAGAGTCCAATTAGAATGTTGCAACATTTTAAAACGaccgtaaaatataaaaaaaattgttcataaactttttaaataatggcaaagaaaaatacgtatatttaaacattttactgTTTATATAAC
This genomic window contains:
- the LOC106618306 gene encoding transmembrane protein 14 homolog, which codes for MSTDLLGFLYAATVAAGGIVGYVKAGSIPSLGAGLAFGAILGVGAHLNSQDPPRPLLQLGTSVALAGIMGARWQRSGKMMPAGMICIISVAAMLRNLITYNRYLPLPGRQQ
- the Psi gene encoding far upstream element-binding protein 3, with the protein product MSEFAASQSNLNQSQAFAAALQRAKQIAAKIQPNTAQPSGGGSSSAGISPPSGIGFKRNHDDSDSGPEAKRFTSPGNDYNNSNGSSVGGGGSNAGSTNISQALAQATAVAQRLAATAGTTVEEQIRIPESLVNSVLGRGSTETITQIQGESGCKVQLSQDQDRVITLRGSRETVTKGRELFQQLSNRNGGGNIEVVLTINMPPPGPTGFPPYQEIMIPGTKVGLVIGKGGDTIKQLQEKTGAKMVIIQDGPNQEIIKPLRISGDPQKIEHAKQAVLDLIAQKDLQAAALAARNNGGSVQGAGVGGSGGYNFGNTGEQCEVFVPKIAVGVVIGKGGDMIRKIQTECGCKLQFIQGKNDEPGDRRCLIQGTRQQVDDAKRMIDGLIENMMQRQQRNANSSSNGSMDGNNSNYGYGYGVNHAQQPPREEITFMVPSSKCGIVIGRGGETIKLINQQSGAYCEMDRNAVNPPSEKLFKCKGTSEQVEAARQMIAEKINMELPIISRKPISGNIPGQHNNQGGYGQNPMQNDPNAAAAAYQQQWGGYAQGWGDQSQQQQMMMGGAAMGQNTGAAAGGQADYSAQWIEYYKSMGLMREAEMIEQQLKAKQAGANAGQPMGAVGMPQQQQAQQQPQQQSQQQQAQQGGGTADYSAQWAEYYRSVGKIAEAEAIEKQMKQGQNGQANASGGAVNSNNAAGVNSNAGGSSNAGAGNNPADGSNNAAMQGMTPSQYAQYSQYYAAAQASQAAGGAAPGYPQAAYGGYGAPGGGYPGAPQPNMQPSNMGGGPNAANQNKQKGDQK